The following coding sequences lie in one Benincasa hispida cultivar B227 chromosome 6, ASM972705v1, whole genome shotgun sequence genomic window:
- the LOC120079867 gene encoding uncharacterized protein LOC120079867: MVKEQANHQLAHAVQNPILMANSSMRTMREYASLVLYDFSPRILYPTPDGTRFEMKSVMLQMLQTVGQFGGGHGEDPHTHMKRFLEMCNSFVIPTPEAIRLSLFPYSLRDDAKQWVSSLEPGEITTWGS, from the coding sequence ATGGTGAAAGAACAAGCAAATCATCAACTAGCTCATGCTGTACAAAATCCAATCCTGATGGCGAATAGTAGCATGCGTACCATGAGGGAGTACGCGTCCCTTGTactgtatgatttctctccaagaatctTATACCCAACGCCGGATGGAACCaggttcgagatgaaatctGTTATGCTCCAAATGCTCCAAACTGTTggacaatttgggggtggtcATGGTGAAGATCCTCACACCCACATGAAGCGTTTCCTGGAAATGTGtaattcatttgtgattccCACCCCAGAGGCGATTAGGTTGTCCTTGTTTCCCTATTCTTTGCGTGATGACGCAAAACAATGGGTGAGTTCACTAGAGCCTGGTGAAATCACCACCTGGGGAAGTTAG